The following coding sequences lie in one Spirosoma sp. KUDC1026 genomic window:
- a CDS encoding glycerol-3-phosphate dehydrogenase/oxidase, with translation MNRKASIERFQNEEFDVCIIGAGSSGAGAALDAALRGYRVALIDRGDFAGETSSRSTKLIHGGVRYLEQAIKKLDLAQLRQVRHGLAERRTVIRNAPHLAHPLSLLTPVFSFFEGVYITIGLRLYDFFARHDTFPKGRWLSKKEAMAQMPTLTHNMHSAVQYYDGQLNDARYALALAHSAAEGGAAVATYINVTGFERNGNRLMAAKVEDVLTGTSFSIKSRLFLNCTGPYADAIRLMANPKIEPRIRPSKGVHITLPREVLQSDSAMLIPKTADGRVVFAIPFEDKVFVGTTDDDYADGTREPTLEPDEIRYLLDTLRPYVANVPDASEVQAGFGGIRPLIVSNRANTKALLRDHEVEEDPESGLLSLLGGKWTTYRLMAQDAVDRVAERLNSQARSETATHYLVGGENYRFDDWHTLQATYQLSPDVCQHLMQTYGNRAERVARLIRENSEWAERLCTEQPYILAEVIYQVREEMAVTIRDVLARRWRLELLDWRLTSELAPAVAELMASELSWSPDEQATYIRQYQALVATFIRQAGLRTDLITA, from the coding sequence ATGAATCGGAAAGCAAGCATTGAGAGGTTTCAGAACGAAGAATTCGATGTGTGCATAATCGGAGCGGGTTCCAGTGGAGCCGGTGCCGCGCTGGATGCTGCCTTACGGGGGTACCGGGTGGCACTGATCGATCGGGGCGATTTTGCGGGCGAAACCTCGTCGCGTTCCACAAAGCTCATTCATGGGGGAGTCCGTTATCTGGAACAGGCCATCAAAAAGCTGGATCTGGCCCAGCTGCGGCAGGTCAGACACGGCCTGGCCGAACGGCGGACCGTTATTCGGAATGCTCCTCACCTAGCTCATCCGCTATCGCTGCTAACCCCCGTCTTTAGTTTTTTCGAAGGCGTTTACATTACCATTGGCCTCCGGCTATACGACTTCTTTGCCCGGCATGATACGTTCCCTAAGGGGCGCTGGCTCAGTAAAAAAGAAGCTATGGCTCAGATGCCGACGCTAACGCATAATATGCACAGTGCGGTTCAGTACTATGACGGACAATTGAACGACGCACGGTACGCACTGGCGCTGGCTCATTCGGCCGCCGAAGGCGGGGCTGCCGTGGCTACCTATATCAACGTAACGGGTTTCGAGCGCAATGGAAACCGACTAATGGCGGCAAAAGTCGAAGATGTACTAACGGGAACGTCTTTTTCCATAAAATCCAGACTGTTCCTGAATTGTACGGGGCCTTATGCCGATGCTATTCGGCTGATGGCCAACCCCAAAATTGAGCCCCGTATCCGGCCGAGCAAGGGTGTTCACATTACGCTGCCCCGGGAGGTGCTGCAAAGTGATAGCGCCATGCTGATTCCCAAGACAGCCGATGGTCGGGTCGTTTTTGCCATTCCGTTCGAGGATAAAGTGTTTGTGGGTACGACCGACGACGATTATGCCGATGGCACACGCGAGCCGACGCTGGAGCCCGATGAAATTAGGTACCTGCTCGATACGTTACGTCCTTACGTAGCCAACGTGCCCGACGCCAGCGAAGTGCAGGCTGGTTTTGGGGGCATCCGACCATTGATTGTCAGCAACCGGGCTAACACGAAAGCCCTGCTGCGCGATCACGAAGTTGAAGAAGATCCGGAATCGGGCCTGCTGAGTCTGCTGGGTGGGAAGTGGACAACGTACCGACTCATGGCGCAGGATGCTGTCGACCGGGTTGCCGAACGGCTGAACAGCCAGGCTCGCTCAGAAACGGCGACCCACTACCTGGTTGGTGGCGAAAACTACCGCTTCGATGACTGGCATACGCTGCAAGCAACGTATCAGCTTTCGCCGGATGTCTGCCAGCATCTCATGCAAACCTACGGCAACCGGGCCGAGCGCGTAGCCCGTTTAATTCGGGAGAACAGTGAATGGGCCGAACGCCTGTGTACCGAGCAGCCTTACATTCTGGCCGAGGTTATTTACCAAGTACGTGAGGAAATGGCCGTTACCATCCGCGACGTACTGGCCCGGCGCTGGCGGCTCGAACTGCTGGACTGGCGCCTGACGAGTGAATTGGCTCCTGCCGTGGCCGAGCTGATGGCTTCTGAGTTGAGCTGGTCGCCGGACGAACAGGCGACCTACATCAGGCAGTACCAGGCATTGGTTGCCACGTTTATCCGGCAGGCTGGTCTACGGACCGATCTTATTACGGCCTGA
- a CDS encoding glutathionylspermidine synthase family protein has protein sequence MISLKRLPTSPDAQLRNIGWEWMLGHDTLPYLTNEAVEVSPDEADAYAEAANDLFDMFVAAGQHVIDNNRFAELGIPENLVELIRLSWDDDRNIHLYGRFDLAGGIDGSQIKLLEFNADTATCLPETAVVQYAHLKANRLDDSQQLNTLFETLTAQFEELLAVNPDLQPTLLLSAMRGFPEDDANVALLGEAAREAGFEVEFDFVDNVEFSSEEGIFWQNPKNSQFEKMDFWFKLVPWESIAEDEPEMLNILTDLVRQRLVVILNPAYTLLFQSKYILKVLWELYPYHPLLLETDTKPLGGKACVEKVIFGREGANVRILNEDGSERLGVEGEYGEYPKIYQEYVQLEQDSEGNTYQAGVFFAGEACGLGFRKGGPILDNGASFVGHIIE, from the coding sequence ATGATTTCGTTGAAGCGATTACCAACCAGTCCCGATGCCCAGCTACGTAACATTGGCTGGGAATGGATGCTGGGCCACGATACATTACCCTATCTGACTAATGAGGCTGTTGAAGTCAGTCCCGACGAAGCCGACGCCTACGCTGAAGCGGCCAATGACCTGTTCGATATGTTCGTAGCGGCCGGTCAGCACGTAATCGATAACAATCGGTTTGCGGAGCTGGGTATCCCCGAGAACCTGGTTGAACTGATCAGATTATCCTGGGACGATGATCGAAACATTCATTTGTACGGCCGGTTCGACCTGGCCGGAGGCATTGATGGCAGTCAGATCAAATTGCTGGAATTCAATGCGGACACGGCAACCTGTTTGCCTGAAACCGCCGTGGTACAATACGCCCATCTGAAGGCAAACCGGCTGGACGACAGTCAGCAGCTCAATACGTTGTTTGAAACGCTGACAGCTCAGTTTGAAGAGTTGCTCGCAGTTAATCCTGACCTTCAGCCTACGTTGTTACTGTCGGCTATGCGAGGCTTCCCGGAAGATGATGCTAACGTGGCCTTATTGGGCGAAGCAGCTCGGGAAGCAGGTTTTGAGGTGGAATTCGACTTTGTTGATAATGTAGAGTTCTCGTCGGAAGAAGGAATTTTCTGGCAGAATCCCAAAAACAGTCAATTCGAAAAAATGGACTTCTGGTTCAAACTGGTTCCCTGGGAATCGATTGCTGAAGACGAGCCGGAAATGCTCAACATCTTAACCGATCTGGTGCGGCAGCGGCTAGTTGTGATCTTGAATCCAGCCTATACGTTGCTGTTCCAGTCAAAATACATCCTGAAAGTTCTCTGGGAACTGTATCCGTATCACCCGCTGCTGCTCGAAACCGATACGAAACCGTTAGGCGGTAAAGCCTGCGTTGAGAAGGTGATTTTTGGCCGTGAAGGCGCTAACGTGCGGATCTTGAACGAAGACGGGAGCGAGCGGCTGGGCGTTGAAGGTGAATACGGCGAATACCCTAAAATCTACCAGGAATACGTCCAACTCGAACAGGACAGTGAAGGCAATACGTATCAGGCGGGTGTGTTTTTTGCCGGAGAAGCCTGCGGGCTGGGCTTCCGGAAAGGCGGCCCTATTCTGGACAACGGAGCCAGCTTTGTCGGGCACATCATCGAATAA
- a CDS encoding MauE/DoxX family redox-associated membrane protein, whose protein sequence is MVGLYLQAIVYVIAGIAHLVKPRPFLSIMPPYVPAHQLMVTLSGIAEIILGLGLLIPATRSWAAWGLILLLIAVFPANVYMAMDDKFTQIPALIRWGRLPLQGLLIWWAYRYT, encoded by the coding sequence ATGGTGGGGTTGTATCTGCAGGCAATTGTTTACGTAATAGCGGGGATCGCACATCTGGTAAAACCCCGCCCGTTTTTATCCATCATGCCGCCTTACGTTCCCGCGCATCAGCTGATGGTGACGCTTAGCGGGATTGCCGAAATTATACTGGGGCTTGGTCTGCTGATTCCTGCCACGCGCTCCTGGGCGGCTTGGGGGCTTATTCTGCTGTTGATCGCCGTCTTTCCGGCCAATGTTTACATGGCTATGGATGATAAATTCACCCAGATACCCGCGCTGATACGGTGGGGAAGACTCCCCTTACAGGGGCTGTTGATCTGGTGGGCGTATCGGTACACCTGA
- a CDS encoding amidophosphoribosyltransferase yields the protein MSDAIKHECGIALIRLRKPYQYYIDKYGTPLYGANKLYLLMEKQVNRGQDGAGIANIKLDVPPGHRYISRYRSVDQRPVADIFEKVNKKFRKALKGNKDKAKDAHWLQENIAFTGEVWMGHLRYGTHGANEIENCHPMLRQSNWRSRNLVVAGNFNMTNVDGLFDKLVSLGQHPKDKMDTVTVMEKIGHFLDEENQRVFDRFKGIYENPDLSDIIEDNLDMQRVLHRSCRDFDGGYAMVGMTGYGASFVARDPAGIRPAYYYADDEVVVVASEKPAIKTAFNVEYNEIKEVQPGHALIIDKYGEYAEQQFVKPIEKRSCSFERIYFSRATDPDIYNERKQLGKLLIPQILKEIDYDLENTVFSYIPNTAETAFFGMVEGIEEYLYKQRKKAIMDGILFEEELDRVLAFRPRIEKLVSKDVKLRTFITDDSQRDDMVSHVYDTTFEVIKKGKDNIVVVDDSIVRGTTLEKSILRMLDRLGPKKIIIVSSAPQIRFPDCYGIDMSKVKEFVAFRAVLELLRERGQEYILDEVYAECVAAIESGNATKENYVKAIFAPFTHEELSNKVAQIITPSDLKAEVAVVYQTVENLHAACPGHSGDWYFTGNYPTPGGNNVVNKAFVNFMEGKLVRAY from the coding sequence ATGAGCGACGCCATCAAACATGAGTGCGGTATTGCCCTGATTCGGCTCCGCAAACCGTACCAGTATTACATCGACAAATACGGTACTCCCCTTTATGGAGCCAATAAGCTCTACCTGCTCATGGAAAAGCAGGTGAACCGGGGCCAGGATGGAGCCGGTATCGCGAACATCAAACTCGATGTTCCACCCGGCCACCGCTACATCAGCCGATACCGGTCTGTTGACCAACGACCCGTAGCGGATATCTTCGAAAAGGTTAACAAGAAATTCCGAAAAGCGCTCAAAGGCAACAAAGACAAGGCCAAAGACGCGCACTGGTTGCAGGAGAATATCGCGTTTACGGGCGAGGTCTGGATGGGGCACCTGCGTTACGGTACCCACGGGGCCAACGAAATTGAAAACTGTCACCCGATGCTGCGGCAAAGTAACTGGCGCAGTCGGAATCTGGTCGTTGCGGGAAACTTCAACATGACCAACGTCGACGGGCTGTTCGATAAACTTGTTTCGTTGGGGCAGCATCCCAAAGACAAGATGGATACCGTTACGGTGATGGAGAAGATCGGTCACTTCCTAGACGAAGAAAACCAGCGGGTGTTCGATCGTTTCAAAGGCATCTACGAAAACCCGGATCTGTCTGATATTATTGAGGACAACCTCGACATGCAGCGGGTTCTGCACCGTTCCTGCCGGGATTTTGATGGCGGGTACGCCATGGTTGGTATGACAGGATACGGTGCTTCGTTCGTCGCTCGTGATCCGGCGGGTATTCGCCCGGCTTACTACTATGCCGATGATGAAGTCGTGGTGGTTGCGTCGGAAAAACCAGCCATCAAAACGGCGTTTAACGTAGAGTATAACGAGATTAAAGAAGTGCAGCCTGGTCATGCTCTGATCATCGATAAATACGGTGAATACGCTGAGCAGCAGTTTGTGAAGCCAATCGAAAAGCGTTCCTGCAGTTTCGAGCGTATTTATTTCTCGCGTGCTACCGATCCGGATATTTACAACGAGCGGAAGCAACTAGGTAAACTGCTCATTCCGCAGATTCTAAAGGAAATCGATTACGACTTGGAGAATACCGTCTTCTCCTACATCCCGAACACGGCTGAAACGGCGTTTTTCGGCATGGTAGAAGGCATTGAAGAATACCTCTATAAACAGCGCAAAAAAGCGATTATGGATGGTATTCTCTTCGAAGAAGAGCTGGATCGGGTGCTGGCGTTCCGACCCCGTATCGAAAAGCTGGTGTCTAAGGATGTAAAACTCCGGACATTCATCACCGACGACAGCCAACGCGACGATATGGTATCGCACGTGTACGATACAACGTTCGAAGTAATCAAAAAAGGCAAGGATAATATCGTTGTTGTCGATGATTCCATCGTTCGGGGCACAACGCTCGAAAAGAGTATCCTGCGCATGCTGGATCGGTTAGGCCCCAAGAAAATTATTATTGTTTCGTCGGCTCCCCAGATTCGCTTTCCGGACTGCTACGGCATTGATATGTCGAAAGTGAAGGAATTTGTTGCCTTCCGGGCGGTACTTGAGCTGTTGCGTGAACGGGGCCAGGAATATATTCTTGATGAAGTGTACGCTGAGTGCGTAGCGGCCATCGAATCGGGTAACGCGACGAAAGAAAACTACGTAAAAGCGATCTTTGCGCCCTTCACGCACGAAGAGTTATCGAATAAAGTGGCGCAGATTATCACGCCGTCTGATTTGAAAGCTGAGGTAGCCGTTGTCTACCAGACGGTTGAAAACCTGCACGCAGCTTGCCCTGGTCACTCCGGCGACTGGTACTTTACGGGCAACTACCCAACCCCCGGTGGTAACAACGTTGTTAACAAGGCGTTCGTTAATTTCATGGAAGGCAAGTTAGTACGCGCTTACTAG